The DNA window TTTGATTTAACAGAATTAACATTTTTATTTTTTTTTTATTGATTTTTTGATTTAGATGAATATCTTTTATAGTTTTTTTTTGATTTATTTTATTATTAGCAATATTTGATGTATTGATGGGTGTTTTTAAGGCATGTTTCCACATCGAAAAAAAATTTATATTTTTTTCGTTATTTTTTTGTAATGAAATTGGTGCTAATCTTACTTTTTTTCTTGGTATAGAATTTATTTTCATAATATTTTTCCTTTTTGAGATATGTATATTTATACTATAATTTTTATATCATTATTTAAGAGTAAGAGATTACATCTTAAATGTTTTTAAATAATTAAATATATTGATTGTTATAATATTTGATTATTAGATAATTACATGTTATAACACAATTATTAAGTAGGAAAAGTTATGGATGTTATAAATAATGTATTGTTAAAAATCAAAAAAAAATGGCATACATTTTTAATGTATGTATCGCATCGATTAAAATTTATCATTTTTATTTTTTCTATTATCTTTTTTTTTATATCTGCTATTTTTTTTTGGTTTAATAAAATTAATTACGTTGTATTATATGATAATTTATCTGACACAGATGGTCAATGGATTACATCACAATTAAAAGATATGAATATATCATATCGATTTCGTAATTCTTATAAAACTTTATTAGTTCCGTCAGATAAAGTTCATGAATTACATTTTTCTTTAATAAATAACCAAGATATTAAAAAAAAAACTGATGGTTTTAAATTATTAGATAAAGAAAAATTTGGTATTAGTCAATTTCATGAAAATATTAATTATCATAGGGGTTTAGAAGGTGAATTATCAAAAACATTAGAACATATTTTTCCTATTAAATATGCTCGAGTACATTTAGTTTGTAAAAAAGATAGTGATTTTTTTAGAGATAAACAAATTCCATCTGCATCGGTAATTATCACTTTATTTCCTAATACACAATTAAATTCAGAACAAATAGATGCTATTACTTTATTGCTTGCAGGTAGTGTTCCAGATTTATCAGCTGATCGAATTGTTGTTGTGAATCAATTTGGAAATGTATTGAATAAGTTTACTTTGAATCAAAGTAAGTTTTTTAAATTTAATAAATATAAAAAAATTAATACTTTAGAAGAATACTATTCTAGTTGTATTAATAAAATTTTATTTCCTATATACGGATCTAAGAATATTATTGCACACGTTACTGCTGATGTAAATTTTAATCATATCAATTCGAGACAGTCTAATTTAGATTATATTCAAAAAAATTCTTCTTTAAAAAAATTACCAGACAATATTTCAGATTTGATTTCATGTAAAAATCAACATAATTCTTTAAATAATTCAGTATCACAATTAATTTTAGAATTGTTAAGTATGAAGTTTTTATATAAATTTTATATAAAAAATTTTTTAATGAATAATTCTTTTTATAATGATAATGTATTAAATAAAAAATTTGTTTATTCAAATAATTTTATTATTCCAAGTAACAGTAATACTACTAATAAAATTAAAAAAAAAATAATTGATTTTAACTCAGTTAGTGCAAATAATATCGTTTCTTTTCCAGGTTTTAAAAAATCGGATATTCGACATTTAACAATTACTGTATTAATAAATTATAAACAAAATGATATAGGTATTTTTACGCCATTATCTACGAATGAATTACAAGATATAGAAAAATTAGTTAAGTCAGTAATAGATTTTTCAGATAGTCGTGGTGATTGTATTAATATAATTAATTGTATGTTTTCTACTTCTCAAATTCCTTTAAATCAAAATAATGCATTGATAAATATGAATTTTAATTTCAACTATTTATTAGTTATTTTATTAGGAATATTAATTATTATTTTTATTATTTTTTTATTTGTTCAAGAGATTACGGTTAGTAAGAATCAAAAAAAATATTTAAAACCATTAAGTAACAATAATTTAAATTTAGAAAACAGATCTGATCAAAAATTAAATCAATTGAATTTAAATATAAATCGTACAGTTACTAAAGATGATATTTTTAATAAAAATCCAAAAATTATCGAACAGATCATACGTTATTGGATGAATAAGAAATGATACATTTAAATGGTATGCAGAAAAGTGCTTTATTATTAATATATCTAGATATACAGCAATCAGCTTCTGTTTTAAAATTTTTTAATAATTCAGAAATTAGTGAATTAGTGGATGTAATGATTTCATTGGATAGTGAGATAATGAAATATACTAATATGGTGATTTGTGAGTTTTGTAACTTACTAAAAAAAAATAAAGTTTCTAATGTTGATATCAAAACACGTATATCTCAAATTATAGAAAACACGATTGATACAGAAAAATCACATAAATTATTAAAAAAAAGTTTCATAAAAAATGATTTTTTACATAACATTATTATGTTAGAAAAATTAGGTGCAAAAAATATTTTTTTTTTAATTCAAAATGAAAATTTAAATATTATTTCAGCATTGTTGATTTATGTAAATCAAACTTTATCCATGAAAATATTAGAATTATTCAACAAAAAAAAAAGGTTAAATATTTTAAAAAAAATGGTAACTTTTAAAAATTTACGTTGTTCAGGGTTTATTGAATTAAATAAAATTATTAGTTATTTTTTATATATACAACAAGCTTCTTTTTTAGAAGAGAAAAGAATTAATCAAATTGTCAATATGTTATCTTATTTCAAATATGATAATATTATTCAATTTATTAGTCAAATTAAAACTCCATATATAAATATTTTAAATAAAGTGATTAGCAAGTATTTTACATTTGAAGATATCATAATTGTTGATGATATAAGTATAAAATGTATCATTAATAACATAGATTTAGATAGTTTATGTATTGTGTTACGTGATGTACATAATTCTTTAAAAAATAAATTTATTTCTAATATGTCCAACGAACAACGTAAATATTTTAAAGAAACTATTTTTTTAAATAAATCAATTACTGATGATATCATTTTTTTAAAAAAAAACTTATTACTTCAAAAAATCAAGAAATTGATACGAATGAATAAGATTATTATTAAACAAAATTAGGTATATAATATGAATCATATTTTAAATAATAATTTATGGAAGAAATGGAAACCCAAAAAATCATATAAAACTATTAATGTAGTACAAAAATCAGATATTTTTTCACATAAAGCATCGTTGTTTTCTGATGTTTTAAATAAAAAAAATACATCTACGTATTCAAAAATTTATAAAAAAGGATATCAGCAAGGTTTAATCGCTGGATATAAAAAAGGATATTTTATTGGATGGATTCAGGGCTTTAATTGTGCTCGTGATTTTTTATCACAAAATATAACAAGATGTATACAAATACAATATGCGGATTTATTAAAAAAATTTAAAATTGCTATAAATAATTTTAACGATAGTTTTTCAGAACGATTAATAAAAATTGTATTACATATTTCAAAAATTTTAGTAGAAGATATTATTGTAGTTAATAAAAATTACTTAATTAACAGAATTCAAAAATTAACGGAACAATCAAAATTTATATTTAATAGACTTCAATTACATGTACATCCTAATAATTATAATTTAATAATAAAAAAATTTGGAGTTTTAATGGAAAAATATAGTTGGACTGTTATTAGTAATGAAAAAATAGACGTAAACGGTTATCGTGTTATTACTTCTGATGAAGAAATAGATTCTTCTATCTCTTCTTTTTGGCATCGAATTAATAATGCAGTAAATTTATCGGATTAAGAGTATATGAATTATCTACTAAATACTTGGTTTAATAAAGTTGATAAATTTGAAAAAAAAATATCGTTTTTTTCCCACAATATTTCATATGGTAGAGTATTAAGTGTAAATAATTTAATTATTGAGGTAACTGGAATATATTTACCTATTGGAAATTTTTGTTGGGTAGAACGAATTCATAAAGATATATTATCTGGTATAATATGTAAAATTATAGGGTTTAAAGGAAAAATTACTTTTTTAGCGCCTATGCAGCATTTAGATGGTGTTTTTCCTGGATCGAAAGTTTTTTCTCAATATAGCATGAATAATACTATTATTGATTTTAATAGCTTTCCATTTGGATATCAATTATTAGGGCGGGTATTAGATAGTTATGGCTATCCTTTAGATAATTTAGAAGAAATTAAATCACAAAAAAAACCACTTAATTTCTTTAAAGCATCAATTAATCCCTTACAGAGATCTCCAATTACAGAAATTTTAGATACGGGTGTACGAGCTATTAATAGTTTATTAACTGTTGGTAGAGGGCAAAGAATGGGTATATTTTCACAGCCTGGAATTGGAAAAAGTATGTTACTTGGAATGATATCTCGACATACTAATGCTGATATAATTGTTGTATCTTTAGTGGGTGAAAGAGGAAGAGAAGTAAAAGAATTTGTTGATAATATTTTAGGTGTTCATAGTTTAAAAAAATCAGTGGTTATTGTTTCTCCAGCTGATGTTTCTCCTATTTTAAAAATTCAATCTGTTCAATATGCAACTTCTATTGCAGAATATTTTTGTAAAAAAAATAATCATGTTTTATTGATAGTGGACTCATTAACGCGATATGCTATGGCATATCGAGAAATATCTAATGCTATGTACGAAGTTCCGGTATTAAAAGGTTATCCTGCTTCTATTTTTTCAAATATTCCGTATTTAATTGAACGTATAGGTAATATTAATCCGAATGGTTTAGGATCTATTACTGCTTTTTATACTGTATTGACGGAGGGAGATGAATATAATGATCCTATTTTAGATATTGCAAAATCTGTTTTAGACGGACATATTGTTTTATCAAATTTTTTATCAGAAGCTGGTCATTATCCAGCTATTGATATTGAAAAATCTATTAGTCGATCGATGCATTCTATTATAAATCGTGATCATTATAAAAATTCTATATTTTTAAAAAAATTAATATCATGTTATTATCGTCATAATGACTTGATTAATTTAGGGGTATATTCTTCCGGTTCAAATAAATTATTGGATAATGCAATAAAAATTTGGTCGAATTTAGAAAAATTTTTACAACAAAAATTTTTAGAACGTTGTTCATATACGCAATCTGTATTAGAATTAATAGCATTATTAAAAAATATTTAGTATATAAATCGGAGATATATATGATTTTAAACATGTCTAGTATTAATGTATTTAAAAAAAAATAGAAATAGATATTCATAAGAATATTTTTAATATAACGCGTTATAAAAATAAAAAAACAGAAATACAAAAATATTTATTACAATTAAAAGAATATAAAAATAAATATATTTTTTTATTATCAAAAAAATTTTTTTCTGGTGTTACACAACATAGAATTCAATTCTATTTTAATTTTATATTGATGTTACAAAAACTGATTGATCAACAAAATATTTGGTTAAATTATTTTAAACAAAAATTAAAAAAAAGATTATTAATTCAATATAAATTGAATTCTACTTTAGAACAATGGAAAAAATTAGAATTACGTCTTAAAAATCGTATTATAAAAGAAAAAATATTGATAGACCAACGTAATGATAATGCTGTATGTTTGAATTTTTATAGTATTTTGACCTTAAAATAAACAAAATAATTAATAATTTGGTTATTTATAGTATAATTATGATATTATATATATACGTAATATTACGTATATATTTATCTTATAAATAAGTTATAACTATGTCTCGGAAATTTAATTTTTTATATAAATCAAATAATAATCAAGAATTAAATCATATAAATTTTATGAATTTTTTTTTGAATAAAAAAAAAATATTTTTTAGAAATTTATTCTCTGATTTTATTTTATTATTTGAAAAAAAATTTAGTAAATTTTTTTATTGTAATGTGAATATACAGTTTATACGCAGTTATATTAAATATCATCATATATATATGAAGAGTTTATATATAAAATATATCGGTAAACAATTCATGTTAAGAGATTGTACTGATAAATGTTTAATTTTAATTACACAAGATTTATTTATTATTTTTATTAATTATTTATTTGGTCATGTTAATGAAAATACAGATGAATATTGTAATTATAAAAATTTAACATTACATGAAATAAAAATTTTAGATCTTCTATTACAAAAAATTTTTATTATTTGTGATTTAACATTTTTAAGTAATATTTCAACGTCAAGTATTAATAATTGTAAGTATTATTCATTAAATGATTTTTTATTTACGCGATTTATTAAATTTCCTTATATATGTTTTGAATTTAATATTTATATTAAAAATCGTATTAATGTATTAAAAATATATATTCCGAATTGTATTGTAGAAAAGTTTTACAAATAGAAATATTATTTTAATATAAGTAATTTTTACTAATTATATAAATATATATTTGATATAAAAGACAAGATTATATAATTTAATTATATTAAATATAAAAGTTTATTTATTTTATTAAAATATTGTATTTTTAAAATAAACATAATAATTTAAAATTATGATATAATGTGAAAATTACATAAATATATTTTATAAGGTGATAAAAATTTCGTGAGTACAAAAGAATTATTAAATCAAGAAATACAAAGTAAAGATCTCAATAAAAAAATAATAGACCAATCTATGATGACAGATTTATCTATTATGTCGATTCCTGTTCTTATTACTATTGAATTAGGAAAAAAAAAAATTACTATTCGTGAATTATTACAACTATCATGCGGATCTATATTAGAATTAGAAGAAGCAGTAGATGAACCGTTAAATATTTTTGTTAATAATTTTTTAATTGCATTAGGAGAATTAGTCATGCATAAGGAAAAATATGGTATTCGTATAACAAAATTGTTACATAAGTAATGATGATATAGACTATTCATCATGTAAAAATTTATGAAATTAAACAGTTATATTCAATTAAGTTTAATATATATTATGCCTAATAATAACATGATTCATTATTTTGTTAACCAAAATAATCTAAATATATTTATGTATAGTTTTTTATTTATTTTTTTTATTTTATTTTTAATAAAAAGATGTAATTTATTTTATTGGAATAAAAATAATGTTAGTTATATAACGGATAAAGTTTATTTAAATCCCGATCATTATATTTGTATATTGCATATTGAAAAAACTAGGTTATTACTTGCTGTTACATTAACTAAAATTAATGTGATACACGAATTACCATCTAATTTGAAAACGGTTATAAAAAATAAAAATAAATGTTCATTTTACTCTAAACCATTAAAATTATTAAAATCAATAATATTTTGGTTTAAGTGAGGTAACATGTTATTTGACAATATAATTTTTTATTTATCTATTGTGCCAGTTTTTTTATTAACAAATACTACTAATAGTAATGTAAATAATATCGTGAGTTACGGAACTAATATATTTAATTATTCTCTTCAATCATCAATGATGTTAACTGTATTGAGTTTAGTACCTGCGTGTTTATTGATGATGACTTGTTTCACTCGTATTATTATTGTGTTTAGTTTTTTAAGAACAGCATTAGGAACACCTTATTCTCCTCCTAATCAAATATTGATTGGGTTATCATTATTTTTAACA is part of the Buchnera aphidicola (Cinara cuneomaculata) genome and encodes:
- the fliF gene encoding flagellar basal-body MS-ring/collar protein FliF, giving the protein MDVINNVLLKIKKKWHTFLMYVSHRLKFIIFIFSIIFFFISAIFFWFNKINYVVLYDNLSDTDGQWITSQLKDMNISYRFRNSYKTLLVPSDKVHELHFSLINNQDIKKKTDGFKLLDKEKFGISQFHENINYHRGLEGELSKTLEHIFPIKYARVHLVCKKDSDFFRDKQIPSASVIITLFPNTQLNSEQIDAITLLLAGSVPDLSADRIVVVNQFGNVLNKFTLNQSKFFKFNKYKKINTLEEYYSSCINKILFPIYGSKNIIAHVTADVNFNHINSRQSNLDYIQKNSSLKKLPDNISDLISCKNQHNSLNNSVSQLILELLSMKFLYKFYIKNFLMNNSFYNDNVLNKKFVYSNNFIIPSNSNTTNKIKKKIIDFNSVSANNIVSFPGFKKSDIRHLTITVLINYKQNDIGIFTPLSTNELQDIEKLVKSVIDFSDSRGDCINIINCMFSTSQIPLNQNNALINMNFNFNYLLVILLGILIIIFIIFLFVQEITVSKNQKKYLKPLSNNNLNLENRSDQKLNQLNLNINRTVTKDDIFNKNPKIIEQIIRYWMNKK
- a CDS encoding FliG C-terminal domain-containing protein; translation: MIHLNGMQKSALLLIYLDIQQSASVLKFFNNSEISELVDVMISLDSEIMKYTNMVICEFCNLLKKNKVSNVDIKTRISQIIENTIDTEKSHKLLKKSFIKNDFLHNIIMLEKLGAKNIFFLIQNENLNIISALLIYVNQTLSMKILELFNKKKRLNILKKMVTFKNLRCSGFIELNKIISYFLYIQQASFLEEKRINQIVNMLSYFKYDNIIQFISQIKTPYINILNKVISKYFTFEDIIIVDDISIKCIINNIDLDSLCIVLRDVHNSLKNKFISNMSNEQRKYFKETIFLNKSITDDIIFLKKNLLLQKIKKLIRMNKIIIKQN
- a CDS encoding FliH/SctL family protein, with translation MNHILNNNLWKKWKPKKSYKTINVVQKSDIFSHKASLFSDVLNKKNTSTYSKIYKKGYQQGLIAGYKKGYFIGWIQGFNCARDFLSQNITRCIQIQYADLLKKFKIAINNFNDSFSERLIKIVLHISKILVEDIIVVNKNYLINRIQKLTEQSKFIFNRLQLHVHPNNYNLIIKKFGVLMEKYSWTVISNEKIDVNGYRVITSDEEIDSSISSFWHRINNAVNLSD
- a CDS encoding FliI/YscN family ATPase, which translates into the protein MNYLLNTWFNKVDKFEKKISFFSHNISYGRVLSVNNLIIEVTGIYLPIGNFCWVERIHKDILSGIICKIIGFKGKITFLAPMQHLDGVFPGSKVFSQYSMNNTIIDFNSFPFGYQLLGRVLDSYGYPLDNLEEIKSQKKPLNFFKASINPLQRSPITEILDTGVRAINSLLTVGRGQRMGIFSQPGIGKSMLLGMISRHTNADIIVVSLVGERGREVKEFVDNILGVHSLKKSVVIVSPADVSPILKIQSVQYATSIAEYFCKKNNHVLLIVDSLTRYAMAYREISNAMYEVPVLKGYPASIFSNIPYLIERIGNINPNGLGSITAFYTVLTEGDEYNDPILDIAKSVLDGHIVLSNFLSEAGHYPAIDIEKSISRSMHSIINRDHYKNSIFLKKLISCYYRHNDLINLGVYSSGSNKLLDNAIKIWSNLEKFLQQKFLERCSYTQSVLELIALLKNI
- the fliN gene encoding flagellar motor switch protein FliN is translated as MSTKELLNQEIQSKDLNKKIIDQSMMTDLSIMSIPVLITIELGKKKITIRELLQLSCGSILELEEAVDEPLNIFVNNFLIALGELVMHKEKYGIRITKLLHK
- a CDS encoding flagellar biosynthetic protein FliO, which gives rise to MYSFLFIFFILFLIKRCNLFYWNKNNVSYITDKVYLNPDHYICILHIEKTRLLLAVTLTKINVIHELPSNLKTVIKNKNKCSFYSKPLKLLKSIIFWFK